From one Lolium rigidum isolate FL_2022 chromosome 4, APGP_CSIRO_Lrig_0.1, whole genome shotgun sequence genomic stretch:
- the LOC124649530 gene encoding uncharacterized protein LOC124649530: MEAPLLLPLSTAASCSSSSGITVDDDTTVLSPIPSRSSPSGRSILARYLAVLLVASVSLFAHHEASKGFRIDVVGAGTQGGVAARRFDLLFVSNGRAERLLHRASRAVEDALFPDPSFPRRRVTRVTVRMMDGGNLTAADATVDANAGGEYVISLSPRLLSGAGTDKPVDVVATAVRRAVARMWLWDARGAAPARVTESMVEYLASASATDVEALPSSKEADGTSNTQCISPRFLKHLERRRAGFVARLNRAMRDRWSDAAVDAALGAPARPVCAAYLAASVQPPVVGATSVADGSTVAAV, from the coding sequence ATGGaagcccctctcctcctcccgctctcCACCGCCgcgtcgtgctcctcctcctccggcatcaCCGTCGACGATGACACGACCGTCCTCTCCCCCATCCCCAGCCGTTCCTCCCCTTCCGGCCGCAGCATCCTCGCCCGCTACCtcgccgtcctcctcgtcgcctccgtgtcgctcttcgcgcacCACGAAGCATCCAAGGGCTTCCgcatcgacgtcgtcggcgccggGACCCAGGGCGGCGTCGCGGCCCGACGGTTCGACCTCCTCTTCGTCTCCAACGGCCGCGCCGAGCGCCTGCTCCACCGCGCCAGCCGCGCCGTCGAGGACGCGCTCTTCCCGGACCCGTCCTTCCCGCGCCGCCGCGTCACGCGCGTCACCGTGCGCATGATGGACGGCGGCAACCTCACCGCCGCCGACGCGACCGTCGACGCCAACGCCGGCGGGGAGTACGTCATTTCGCTGAGCCCGCGTCTCCTGTCCGGCGCCGGGACCGACAAGCCCGTGGACGTCGTGGCCACCGCGGTGCGCCGGGCCGTGGCGCGCATGTGGCTGTGGGACGCCCGCGGCGCCGCGCCGGCCCGCGTCACGGAGTCTATGGTGGAGTACCTCGCCAGTGCCAGCGCCACCGACGTCGAGGCGCTGCCGTCTTCCAAGGAGGCGGATGGCACGTCCAACACCCAGTGCATCTCGCCGCGGTTCCTGAAGCACCTGGAGCGGCGCCGCGCCGGGTTCGTGGCGCGGCTGAACAGGGCAATGAGGGATCGGTGGAGCGACGCCGCGGTGGACGCCGCCCTCGGGGCGCCGGCCCGGCCGGTATGCGCCGCCTACCTCGCCGCCAGCGTGCAACCACCGGTGGTTGGCGCCACGTCGGTCGCTGATGGATCCACGGTGGCAGCGGTCTGA